Proteins co-encoded in one Papaver somniferum cultivar HN1 chromosome 5, ASM357369v1, whole genome shotgun sequence genomic window:
- the LOC113281895 gene encoding protein PHYLLO, chloroplastic-like isoform X2 — protein MEAGGDDDDEEEEDSELPVELSYTRTLPPALTFEHGIKKIKVEIDKLKLNSPSSRSGILRFQVAVPPSTKAWNWLCNQPQTPEVFPQFYLSKMDVDKEGVDLHLPNGLLGVSGVSAAAQFTCKTTDASKERSSIKRYLSVASPLIRAYGFVGIHFDTESYKMRRENGSSYYFIPQLELDEYGSTSLLAATLAWDYSSPRSFNEAMRSLELSLDQVVSGLSISDEICQNKFVSSGLTQANLVDDKMVCINVNSLVEEVTAANRLQLERAQSSSQFYFRLSPTIEFTGNMLDRPGERSYSLQKSANINAVWATLIIEECCRLGLTYFCIAPGSRSSPLAVSASTHPLTTCISCYDERSLAFHALGYAKGSTKPAVVITSSGTAVSNLFPAVVEASQNFVPLLLLTADRPPELLDAGANQAINQVNHFGSFVRYFFNLPPPTDDIPARMVLTTLDSAVHWATHAPYGPVHINCAFREPLENTPKQWRLSCLQGLDLWKSNHLDHALLSDSVRSWAHADMIIQIGSRITSKRISKMIEACAPCPYIVVDKHPFRHDPSHIVTHRIQSSISAFADCLLNVDIPRMMTSKWKDCLQALNTMVAREIEFQIRSECSLTEPHVARIISEALPSDAALFIGNSMVVRDAEMYGCGWTKPAIDVETVRSDSELPCLGIQVAGNRGASGIDGLLSTAVGFAAGCNKRVFCVVGDISFLYDTNGLAILNHKSRRKPMTIVVTNNHGGAIFSLLPIANVTEPSVLNQFFYTSHNTSIGKLCEAHSVRHLQVRTKMELREALMIAEQEQTDCLIEVESSIEDNAKFHRTLSEYACQVADHTFHNLSRLSSLDHISSGFFLCRIHQVDYSLYRIQLSAPPTSTPLSDKSSVFHREGFLISLYLDDGTVGFGEIAPLEIHKESMLDVEEQLRFLLHTIKGVKISYLLPLLNGSFSSWIWEQFGIPPTSISPSVRCGLEMAILNAIAAREGCSFSDLLLSHESATPKSKLLETETTVNRMPRIHICALLDSSGTPEEVAHIAGKLVEEGFTTIKLKVARRGNPLEDGAVIQEVRKRVGDQIKLRVDANRKWTYEEACQFAATVKFCDLQYIEEPVQLEDDIIKFCEESSLPVAIDESVDNIQGDLLTGLEKFTHRGIVAVVIKPSVVGGFENAALIAKWAQQQNKMAVVSAAFESSLSLSTYAQFSHYLEVQNMEICRVKKNKELHEPIAHGLGTYKWLKEDVTSEPLKILGRPYSDTVAASLKDSAIALQKFKIDPKIVQRSYSGEQFKTYELKVDHENYSCSFKVHETGIETNNNVLVFLHGFLGTSGDWISIMKPFSSTARCISIDLPGHGGSKVHNHGNNKANQDSFISTEVISNLLSKLIHKLTNTRVVIIGYSMGARIALQMALRYNNQINGAVIISGSPGIKDGERRRSRRAQDDAKARFLTEHGLQFFLETWYTGALWKSLRDHPNFKQIISSRMQHDDVHSLARSLSDLSTGRQPSLWEELKHCKKPLLFVVGEKDKKFKKIAQEMCHEISLIPNNNSKETPQMVEVPDCGHAVHLENPLPLISTISQFWRKLD, from the exons atggaagctggtggtgatgatgatgatgaagaggaggaggaTTCTGAATTACCAGTAGAGCTTAGTTATACAAGAACATTACCTCCAGCTTTGACATTTGAACATGGAATTAAAAAGATTAAAGTTGAAATCgataaattgaaattgaactcACCTAGTTCTAGAAGCGGCATTTTGCGGTTTCAG GTTGCAGTCCCACCAAGCACAAAGGCATGGAATTGGTTGTGCAATCAACCTCAGACACCAGAAGTGTTTCCGCAGTTTTATCTTTCTAAGATGGATGTTGATAAAGAAGGTGTTGACTTGCATTTACCTAATGGATTGCTTGGAGTTTCCGGAGTCAGTGCTGCTGCTCAATTTACGTGTAAAACTACAGATGCCTCCAAAGAACGAAGCTCAATCAAAAG GTACCTTTCAGTTGCTTCACCCTTGATTAGAGCTTATGGATTCGTTGGCATACATTTCGACACAGAATCATATAAAATGAGGCGTGAGAATGGTTCGTCTTATTATTTCATCCCTCAG CTTGAGCTGGATGAATATGGCAGTACTTCACTCTTAGCAGCAACACTGGCCTGGGATTATTCTTCACCTCGTTCCTTCAACGAAGCCATGAGGTCTTTGGAGCTATCTCTTGACCAG GTGGTCAGTGGTTTATCAATTTCAGATGAGATCTGCCAGAATAAGTTTGTTAGCTCTGGTCTCACTCAGGCTAATCTGGTGGATGACAAAATG GTATGTATAAATGTTAATTCGCTAGTTGAAGAGGTTACTGCTGCTAACCGTTTGCAACTG GAAAGGGCTCAAAGTTCTTCTCAGTTTTATTTCAGGCTCTCACCAACCATTGAATTTACTGGTAACATG TTGGATCGTCCTGGTGAAAGGAGTTACTCATTGCAAAAGTCTGCCAACATCAATGCTGTGTGGGCAACACTTATTATTGAGGAATGCTGTAGACTTGGTTTGACG tatttttgcaTTGCTCCAGGATCAAGATCGTCTCCACTTGCAGTTTCTGCATCTACTCACCCCCTCACAACTTGTATTTCATGCTATGATGAACGCTCACTTGCTTTTCATGCTCTTGGCTATGCAAAAGGGTCTACCAAACCAGCAGTAGTAATAACGTCATCAGGCACTGCAGTCTCCAATCTTTTTCCAGCA GTTGTGGAGGCTAGTCAAAATTTTGTGCCACTTTTATTGCTCACAGCAGATCGTCCTCCAGAGCTGCTGGATGCTGGAGCAAACCAAGCCATCAATCAG GTCAACCATTTCGGTTCATTTGTGAGATATTTCTTCAACCTACCTCCTCCAACTGATGATATTCCTGCACGAATGGTTCTTACAACTCTTGACTCTGCTGTTCACTGGGCAACCCATGCACCATATGGTCCTGTTCATATTAACTGTGCTTTCAGAGAGCCATTAGAAAATACTCCAAAACAATGGAGGTTGAGCTGCTTGCAAGGATTAGACCTTTGGAAATCAA ATCATCTTGATCATGCTCTTCTCTCAGATTCAGTCAGAAGCTGGGCACATGCAGATATGATAATTCAG ATAGGTAGCAGGATAACGAGCAAACGCATAAGTAAGATGATAGAGGCCTGTGCTCCATGTCCATACATTGTGGTTGACAAGCATCCTTTTCGTCACGATCCTTCTCATATTGTAACTCATAGGATTCAAAGTTCGATAAGTGCATTTGCTGATTGTTTACTGAATGTTGACATTCCAAGGATGATGACCAGCAAATGGAAGGATTGTCTGCAAGCTTTGAATACAATG GTTGCTCGGGAAATTGAATTCCAAATACGTTCTGAATGCTCACTGACTGAACCTCATGTTGCACGCATAATTTCGGAAGCACTTCCAAGTGATGCTGCATTGTTTATCGGGAACAGCATGGTAGTTCGTGATGCAGAGATGTATGGGTGTGGTTGGACGAAACCTGCAATTGATGTTGAAACTGTTAGGTCAGATTCGGAGTTACCATGCCTCGGGATACAAGTGGCTGGGAATAGGGGAGCAAGTGGTATTGATGGATTACTTAGTACAGCTGTTGGTTTTGCAGCGGGATGCAATAAGCGA GTGTTTTGCGTTGTTGGGGACATTTCTTTCCTTTATGATACAAATGGATTGGCAATTTTGAATCATAA GTCAAGGAGAAAACCAATGACGATTGTTGTGACAAACAATCATGGCGGAGCAATTTTTAGTCTTCTTCCGATTGCAAATGTAACTGAACCAAGTGTACTAAACCAGTTCTTCTACACCTCCCATAACACGTCCATTGGCAAGCTGTGTGAAGCTCATAG CGTGAGGCATTTACAAGTGCGAACAAAAATGGAACTCCGAGAAGCTTTAATGATAGCAGAGCAGGAACAGACCGACTGCTTAATAGAAGTTGAAAGCAGCATCGAAGACAATGCTAAGTTTCACAG AACCTTGAGTGAATATGCTTGTCAAGTAGCAGATCATACCTTTCATAACCTATCAAGACTTTCATCTTTGGATCATATATCGAGTGGGTTCTTCCTTTGTAGGATCCACCAAGTGGATTATTCATTGTATAG GATTCAACTCTCTGCTCCACCTACTTCTACTCCCCTCAGCGATAAGTCCTCTGTATTTCATAGAGAAGGGTTCCTTATATCTTTGTATCTTGATGATGGAACTGTAGGTTTTGGTGAG ATTGCCCCTCTTGAGATCCACAAAGAAAGTATGTTAGATGTGGAGGAGCAACTACGGTTTCTTCTACACACGATCAAAGGAGTTAAGATTAGTTATCTCCTTCCTTTGCTCAACGGGTCATTCTCTTCCTGGATTTGGGAACAATTTGGTATTCCG CCAACCTCAATATCACCAAGTGTTAGATGTGGTTTGGAGATGGCAATCCTCAATGCAATAGCAGCAAGAGAAGGTTGTAGTTTTTCAGACTTGCTGCTCAGTCATGAATCTGCAACTCCCAAGTCAAAATTACTTGAAACAGAAACCACGGTTAATAGGATGCCAAGAATACATATATGTGCCCTTCTAGATTCTAGTGGGACGCCTGAGGAGGTGGCTCATATTGCCGGGAAACTAGTTGAAGAAGGATTTACCACTATAAAGCTGAAG GTTGCACGCAGAGGAAATCCCTTGGAGGATGGTGCTGTTATCCAAGAAGTGAGGAAAAGGGTTGGGGACCAGATCAAACTACGTGTAGATGCTAACCGAAAATGGACGTATGAAGAAGCGTGTCAGTTTGCAGCTACTGTGAAGTTTTGTGACCTGCAGTATATTGAG GAACCTGTGCAACTGGAAGATGATATTATCAAATTTTGTGAAGAAAGTAGTTTACCTGTAGCGATAGATGAATCTGTTGACAACATCCAAGGAGATCTTCTCACTGGGCTTGAAAAATTCACACACAGAGGAATAGTTGCTGTA GTTATTAAACCAAGTGTCGTTGGTGGATTTGAAAATGCAGCTTTGATTGCTAAGTGGGCTCAGCAGCAGAATAAGATGGCTGTTGTCAGTGCTGCATTTGAGAGCAGTCTCAGTTTATCTACATATGCTCAGTTTTCACATTATCTTGAAGTCCAAAATATGGAAATATGcagagtgaagaagaataaggaacTACATGAACCTATAGCCCATGGCCTTGGAACATATAAATGGCTCAAGGAAGATGTTACCAGTGAACCGCTAAAGATTCTTGGTCGTCCTTATAGTGACACAGTAGCTGCATCACTGAAAGATTCTGCAATTGCACTTCAAAAGTTCAAAATCGATCCTAAAATCGTTCAGCGTAGTTATAGTGGGGAGCAATTTAAAACGTATGAACTAAAGGTGGATCACGAGAATTACAGTTGTTCTTTCAAAGTTCATGAGACTGGAATAGAAACAAAT AACAATGTACTTGTCTTTCTGCATGGATTTCTAGGAACTAGTGGAGACTGGATTTCCATTATGAAACCATTTTCATCAACTGCAAGATGCATTTCAATCGACTTACCAGGCCATGGGGGATCAAAGGTTCATAATCACGGCAACAATAAGGCAAATCAAGACTCATTCATATCAACTGAagtaatttcaaatctattgtcCAAGCTAATTCACAAGTTGACCAATACTAGAGTGGTTATTATCGGATATTCAATGGGAGCAAGGATTGCATTACAAATGGCGCTGAGATACAATAATCAG ATCAATGGAGCTGTTATAATATCGGGAAGTCCTGGAATAAAGGATGGTGAAAGAAGGCGAAGCAGAAGGGCTCAGGATGATGCAAAGGCCCGATTCCTCACAGAACATGGTTTGCAGTTCTTCTTGGAAACCTGGTACACTGGGGCGTTGTGGAAGAG CTTAAGAGACCATCCAAACTTTAAGCAAATCATATCCAGCCGTATGCAGCATGATGATGTTCACTCTCTAGCAAGATCTCTATCCGATTTAAGCACTGGGAGGCAACC CTCCTTGTGGGAAGAGTTAAAGCACTGCAAGAAACCGCTGTTGTTTGTTGTTGGAGAAAAGGATAAAAAGTTCAAGAAAATTGCTCAAGAGATGTGCCACGAAATTAGCCTAATTCCAAATAACAACAGCAAAGAAACTCCACAAATGGTCGAGGTTCCTGATTGTGGTCATGCTGTTCATCTCGAGAATCCCCTTCCTCTTATCAGCACGATAAGCCAGTTTTGGAGAAAACTGGATTAG